In the genome of Sphingomonas alpina, the window TCGATGTATGGGTCGCCGGCGCCGAAGCCAATGTCGCGACCGCGCTGGCACGTCTGGGCCATGATGTCGGCTTCGCCAGCATGGTGCCTGATAATGATCTCGGCCGGTCGGCGATCGCGACCTTGCGGGGGCACGGTGTCGATACCGCCGGCATCGCCTTTGGCGGAGAGCGGATGGGGCTATACTTCGTCACCTCGGGCGCAGGCATGCGCGCAACCGAAGTGATCTATGACCGCGCGGGCTCCGCCTTTGCCGAGGCGCCAGTGAGTGCCTGGGACTGGGATGCGCTGCTCGACGGGGTCGACCGGCTGCATCTGTCTGGGATAACCCCGGCGCTCGGCCCGGTGCCGGGTGAAAGCGCGATCGCCGCAGTGCGCGCGGCCAAGGCGCGTGGCATTGCCGTGTCGTTCGACGGCAATTTCCGCGCGAAACTGTGGGAGCGCTGGGACAGCGATCCTCGTACCACGCTGACCGAGCTGGTGCGCCATGCCGATCTGATGTTCGGCAATCACCGCGACATCGCTTTGCTCCTCGGCCGCGACTTTACCGCGAACGGTGAGGATCGACGGCGTGAGGCGGCCGATGCGGCATTCGCCGCTTTCCCGGACCTGCAGATGATCGCCTCCACCGCGCGCCATGTCGTGACGGTCGACGACCACAGGCTGTCGGCGCGGATCGATGCGCGGAGCGGCTTCGCGCAGACCGACGAGGTAGTGCTGGCCGGGATCGTCGACCGGATCGGCGCCGGTGACGCCTTTGCCAGTGGCGTGCTCCACGCGCTGCGCAGCGGTAGCGACATTGCCGAAGCGGCGCGCATCGGCCTGGCGCTGACTGCGCTCAAACATTCGCTGCCGGGCGATGCGAGCCTGTTTCGCCAGGCCGATATCGATGCGTTCCTGGCCGGCGGGCTGGATGTTCGCAGATAACAACAGCGCTTCCTCGGCGAAGGCCGGGGCCAGTCGGGAAGGGGCAGTAACGGAGCGCAACTCTCCTAGCTGCTGTCTCGCAACTGGCCCCGGCCTTCGCCGGGGAAGCAAAGTTCAAGAGGGAAGGCATGAAGCTCGCTCCCTTGATCGCCCTTGCTCAGCTCGCCCCTGACAATAACAGAACCGCGAGTCGTATCGGAATATGATTTGCTGGCTGTTCCTGGCTGTTATTTTGCGAAAGTAATTTTTCTGGCTGTTAAATGGGATCCAGAAGAAAAATTCGGCATCATTCTCAAGAGCTTGAACCAGGCTGGCTGTTATCGAATAACAGCCAGCGAACAGCCAGCGAACAGCGAACGACTCTGGCTGTTCTGGCAAAAACAGCCAGCACAGAGCCTTCGATATTTTCCAGTCATGTGAAAGAGCGCGCCGGGCGCTTGAGCGGCGCCTCGTCTGGAGTCAGGCTGTCATGCCTCGCGCCGGTGTTGAATCGAGAAGCGATGCCCGTCGTCGAAAGCGATTCGTCCCAACCATTGGCCCGCCGTCCGGCGAACGGATCAACCGATACCGTCACAGGCAGGGTCGCTGGCGCGCTCTGAGCTTCTTCCCCGGCTCCGGCCAGCGGTCATTTTTGCCAATTTGTCATACAACACTTGACTCGACTCGATATTCCATTGCAGCCTGACACCGGTATCAAAAGTCGACGATCCGGCATCAAGCCAGACGCCTTTTGGAGAGGGTTTGAACATGAGCATGAAATCGGCAGTGAAGTTCGGTGCGTCCGTGGCAGTCCTGGCCTGGACCATCCCCCCGGCCCTGGCGCAGGATGCCGTTGTTCCTGCTCAGACTGTTCCAGCCG includes:
- a CDS encoding sugar kinase, producing MTKLLAFGEIMLRLSPPGRELLLQTPKLDVWVAGAEANVATALARLGHDVGFASMVPDNDLGRSAIATLRGHGVDTAGIAFGGERMGLYFVTSGAGMRATEVIYDRAGSAFAEAPVSAWDWDALLDGVDRLHLSGITPALGPVPGESAIAAVRAAKARGIAVSFDGNFRAKLWERWDSDPRTTLTELVRHADLMFGNHRDIALLLGRDFTANGEDRRREAADAAFAAFPDLQMIASTARHVVTVDDHRLSARIDARSGFAQTDEVVLAGIVDRIGAGDAFASGVLHALRSGSDIAEAARIGLALTALKHSLPGDASLFRQADIDAFLAGGLDVRR